GCAATTTCTAGCAGTTGTTTGGATTTTAGTTTTAATGAAAATGATGATTTTATCTTCTCAGCAATCTTTTGCTGCTGATATTTTGGTAAAATTGGAATTAACAAATTGGCTAAATCTGGTTGAGAAATACTATAGTAAGCCACACCATGAACTCGATGTTCAACCTGTAAATAACCAAATTTGGAATTCAAAAATAAACTCACATACTCTGGTAAAACTTCTTGTCTAGAAACTGAAGTTAAACGTACAAGCATAATTTCACTACTTATAATACCGTTAACTTCTAGTTCTGTAACAACTGCGGAATTACCAAAACTACCTTTACGGGTAAAAATAATATCTCCGATTTGTAGACCTACAGACTTATCAACATTAGCCATCGTGATGGGAATTTTTACGGCACTTTCAAAATTAATCTGTCCGTTTTTGACATCACCAACACGAATATAAGGCGTTCCTTCCTCGGTATACTCTCGATAGTCAAAACCGTTTTGAATTGGTTCTATCAATGAACCTAAGTTTTGAGATAGAAAACCACAATCTTTAATAGCTTCTTCTACTTGATCGTATTTTGGCTGGTAATATTCAGCGTCGAAGCGGCCAGAGGACAGGAACGACTCAGCAAAACTCTTGACGGCAACGGTTTCTTCCGTGGGTTGCCAGTCCTTCAAGCCAAGCTCCGACAACAGCAAATCCTCAGCTTGTTGATAAATG
The Nostoc punctiforme PCC 73102 genome window above contains:
- a CDS encoding restriction endonuclease subunit S, producing MKDWQPTEETVAVKSFAESFLSSGRFDAEYYQPKYDQVEEAIKDCGFLSQNLGSLIEPIQNGFDYREYTEEGTPYIRVGDVKNGQINFESAVKIPITMANVDKSVGLQIGDIIFTRKGSFGNSAVVTELEVNGIISSEIMLVRLTSVSRQEVLPEYVSLFLNSKFGYLQVEHRVHGVAYYSISQPDLANLLIPILPKYQQQKIAEKIKSSFSLKLKSKQLLEIAKTGVERAIETDEATATIWINQQLEALGVKLT